The proteins below are encoded in one region of Pelagibacterium flavum:
- a CDS encoding AAA family ATPase: protein MNFIDNDDRANASDAPAETVSGARLIPRITIQAFCEHSQTAQIIEDTTHDRRMSKVALTTHNGGLEGAVETYRTNPTPNLILVETTLPADQIEGALGKLAEVCDASTRVIVIGHVNDVMLYRSLIRAGVSEYLVMPSSSATIINAITDLFASEGAAPIGRSMGFISAKGGAGASTVAHNVAWAIARSISQDVLVVDLDLPFGTAGLDFNQDPPQGVADAVYASDKMDAVMLDRLMSKAANHISLLAAPATLDRAYDLSERSFEQVIELSQKTVPVVILDIPHLWTSWVRHTLAAVDEVVIVAEPDLANLRNAKAIADAVKALRPSDSDPLIVVNKTGISKRPEIPPAEFASSIECRLAAQIGFEPALFGTAANNGQMIAEVSATHKVNDTFRSLGLELTGRSSAQATSRPSGIRIPDLFRKRKRA, encoded by the coding sequence ATGAACTTTATCGACAACGATGATCGTGCAAATGCATCCGATGCACCCGCCGAGACGGTAAGCGGCGCACGATTGATCCCGCGTATCACGATTCAGGCGTTCTGCGAGCACTCACAGACCGCGCAAATCATCGAGGACACGACCCACGATCGGCGGATGTCGAAGGTGGCGCTCACGACGCACAACGGTGGATTGGAGGGGGCGGTCGAAACCTACCGCACCAACCCCACACCCAACCTCATCCTCGTTGAAACCACATTGCCAGCCGATCAGATCGAAGGCGCCCTGGGCAAGCTGGCGGAGGTGTGCGACGCCTCGACCCGGGTTATCGTCATCGGACACGTCAACGATGTGATGCTCTACCGCAGCCTCATCCGCGCCGGTGTTTCCGAATATTTGGTCATGCCGTCCTCAAGCGCGACCATCATCAACGCCATAACCGACCTGTTCGCCTCCGAAGGTGCGGCGCCAATCGGCCGCTCCATGGGCTTCATTTCTGCCAAGGGCGGGGCCGGGGCCTCCACTGTCGCGCATAACGTCGCCTGGGCGATCGCCCGCTCGATCAGCCAGGACGTTCTGGTTGTCGATCTCGATCTGCCCTTCGGGACAGCCGGCCTCGATTTCAATCAGGATCCGCCCCAGGGCGTCGCCGATGCGGTCTATGCCAGTGACAAGATGGACGCGGTGATGCTCGATCGCTTGATGAGTAAGGCGGCCAATCACATTTCCCTTCTCGCCGCACCTGCCACGCTCGATCGGGCCTACGATCTTTCCGAACGCAGTTTCGAGCAGGTTATCGAGCTCAGCCAGAAGACCGTTCCCGTTGTCATTCTCGACATCCCCCATCTCTGGACAAGCTGGGTGCGCCACACTCTGGCTGCCGTCGATGAGGTCGTGATCGTCGCCGAGCCCGATCTTGCCAATCTGCGCAACGCCAAGGCCATTGCCGACGCGGTCAAGGCGCTGCGGCCGAGCGATAGCGACCCGCTTATCGTGGTCAACAAAACGGGTATTTCCAAGCGTCCTGAAATCCCGCCGGCCGAGTTCGCTTCGTCCATTGAATGCCGCCTTGCCGCTCAGATCGGCTTTGAACCGGCCTTGTTCGGAACCGCTGCGAACAATGGACAGATGATCGCGGAAGTTTCGGCGACTCATAAGGTCAACGACACTTTCCGCTCGCTTGGTCTTGAGCTCACCGGGCGATCGAGTGCTCAGGCGACCAGCCGGCCCTCAGGAATCCGTATCCCCGACCTGTTTCGCAAGCGCAAGCGGGCGTAA
- a CDS encoding type II and III secretion system protein family protein, translated as MRALLTGLMLAALAGTTPVLAATSPHLRIAQSELGRTQYVEIGVNKSIIIDLPVEAGEVIVSQPGVANALMRTRTRAVIQGIAAGETNILFLDSSGGGIAVIEISVAQDSSGLAATINRLLPGSRVQVQSFADSVILSGDVQSGDDMEKAVAIAAQYVGGESNVTSVINVAGGQQVALKVVVAEIKRDAAQALGINLSGSLSVGALNLGLNSAPATGDSAGSYSGDFSQGGFSIDASLQALQSQNALRLLAEPVLTAMSGQEANFHVGGELPIRVVSDGEESYDYKEYGIKLNFSPTVRSNGLIALDINTEVSEISDTISGALNTRSASTSVELPAHQTLAIAGLLEERTRRQINELPGLGNIPILGALFRSYEYSTSQTELVILVTPVIAQPSVTPVATPDDFYQPSSDAEAIFLGRMESMYGVGGAAGGQFRGSVGFMLD; from the coding sequence ATGCGCGCTTTGTTGACGGGTTTGATGCTTGCGGCGCTGGCGGGCACCACGCCGGTCCTTGCCGCCACCTCTCCACATTTGCGCATAGCCCAAAGCGAGCTGGGGCGCACTCAATACGTGGAAATCGGGGTCAACAAGTCGATCATAATCGATCTGCCGGTTGAAGCAGGAGAGGTTATTGTATCCCAACCAGGCGTCGCCAACGCGCTGATGCGGACGCGTACGCGCGCTGTCATTCAGGGCATCGCGGCGGGCGAAACCAACATCCTGTTTCTGGACTCTTCGGGCGGCGGCATCGCGGTGATCGAGATTTCCGTGGCCCAGGACTCCTCGGGCCTTGCTGCAACCATCAATCGTCTGCTTCCCGGCTCACGCGTCCAGGTTCAGTCCTTTGCCGATTCAGTCATTCTTTCGGGCGACGTTCAGTCCGGAGATGACATGGAAAAGGCGGTCGCCATAGCGGCGCAGTATGTCGGAGGCGAAAGCAATGTAACCTCAGTCATCAACGTCGCAGGCGGCCAGCAGGTGGCGCTCAAGGTCGTCGTAGCCGAGATCAAGCGCGACGCCGCGCAGGCACTGGGCATCAATCTGTCCGGGTCGCTCTCGGTTGGCGCGCTCAATCTGGGCTTGAATTCGGCACCCGCAACCGGGGATTCCGCTGGCAGCTATTCAGGCGATTTCAGCCAGGGCGGTTTCTCAATCGACGCGTCGCTGCAGGCGTTGCAGAGTCAGAACGCCCTGCGCCTTCTCGCTGAACCGGTGCTCACGGCAATGTCGGGACAAGAGGCAAATTTCCACGTTGGCGGCGAGTTGCCGATCCGCGTGGTTAGCGATGGTGAAGAAAGCTACGACTACAAGGAATACGGTATAAAGCTGAATTTCTCACCGACTGTGCGCTCGAATGGCTTGATCGCGCTGGATATCAATACCGAGGTTTCCGAGATTTCCGATACGATTTCGGGTGCTCTCAATACGCGCAGTGCCTCGACATCGGTGGAACTGCCAGCTCACCAGACGCTGGCGATTGCAGGGCTGCTCGAGGAGCGGACACGGCGCCAGATCAACGAATTGCCCGGGCTCGGCAACATCCCCATTCTCGGCGCGCTGTTCCGGTCTTACGAATACAGCACCTCCCAAACCGAACTGGTGATCCTCGTCACGCCCGTGATCGCCCAGCCAAGCGTGACCCCGGTCGCCACGCCGGACGACTTCTATCAACCCTCTTCAGATGCCGAAGCCATCTTTCTGGGGCGCATGGAGAGCATGTACGGGGTCGGCGGCGCGGCGGGCGGACAGTTCCGTGGCTCCGTTGGTTTCATGCTTGACTGA
- the cpaB gene encoding Flp pilus assembly protein CpaB: protein MKPARILLIVVAIVAGGLAAFLATRGNNPRPQQESATVELQREARAQVLVANRAIGLGQRLTEADVGWQDWPEGALRSEFITASAVPDAPQQVAGSVARFEFFPGEPIREAKLVNSTQGYLSAVIGQGMRAVSVAVNPDSASGGYIVPNDRVDIVLTRSGGDYSETILSNIRVLAIGTRLGEAGTTGGQVDPDNPSSQVFESAEIATLEVTPAQSETILQSGSIGRLTLVLRSVVDFGQTVADDNSGSQTVRLVRYGQSQSITSSAPRSAPPSGTSVSALDNPAAPIEPAQPSSPVIEVR, encoded by the coding sequence ATGAAACCGGCGCGTATTCTGCTCATCGTGGTCGCTATCGTGGCGGGCGGGCTCGCCGCGTTCCTGGCGACGCGCGGCAACAATCCCCGTCCTCAGCAAGAGTCGGCCACCGTCGAATTGCAGCGCGAGGCGCGCGCTCAGGTTCTGGTAGCCAATCGGGCAATCGGCCTAGGGCAGCGCCTTACCGAAGCAGACGTGGGCTGGCAGGATTGGCCCGAGGGGGCGCTGCGCTCCGAATTCATCACGGCCAGCGCCGTTCCCGATGCGCCCCAGCAGGTGGCTGGCTCGGTGGCACGCTTCGAATTTTTCCCCGGGGAACCCATCCGTGAAGCCAAGCTGGTCAACTCGACACAGGGCTATCTTTCGGCTGTTATCGGGCAAGGCATGCGGGCCGTCTCGGTCGCGGTCAACCCCGACTCCGCGTCGGGCGGTTACATCGTTCCAAACGATCGTGTCGATATCGTTCTCACCCGCTCGGGTGGCGATTATTCGGAGACAATCCTCTCCAATATTCGCGTTCTGGCCATAGGCACACGCCTTGGCGAAGCCGGCACAACGGGCGGGCAGGTCGATCCCGACAATCCTTCCTCGCAGGTCTTTGAGAGCGCCGAAATCGCGACACTGGAGGTGACGCCGGCCCAGTCGGAGACGATCCTGCAGTCTGGATCCATCGGACGGCTGACGCTGGTTCTGCGTTCGGTCGTCGATTTTGGACAAACCGTGGCAGACGACAACAGCGGAAGCCAGACGGTGAGGCTCGTTCGCTACGGCCAATCACAATCGATCACATCCAGCGCCCCGCGTAGCGCGCCCCCTTCGGGCACGTCGGTCTCGGCTCTGGACAACCCCGCTGCTCCAATCGAGCCGGCTCAGCCGTCTTCACCCGTCATCGAGGTCAGATAG
- a CDS encoding A24 family peptidase, with product MLAFVFPLLMAFAACSDLLTMRISNALVAAVVAGFVIVALIVGMSPALIGIHLATGALVLVVTFTLFALGWIGGGDAKLAAGVAMWMGFEFMLPFLLYAAVLGGILTFALVISRRYALPAPLLSVGWIARLHHPKTGVPYGIALAIGAMLVYPQTFIYEQLVTSQAVQQTLLDQLGTL from the coding sequence ATACTTGCTTTCGTCTTCCCTCTTCTAATGGCTTTCGCCGCCTGCTCGGATCTGCTGACTATGCGGATTTCGAATGCGCTTGTGGCTGCTGTTGTCGCGGGCTTCGTGATCGTCGCGCTGATCGTGGGCATGAGCCCGGCACTCATTGGGATTCATCTGGCCACGGGCGCGCTGGTCCTGGTGGTTACTTTTACTCTCTTTGCTCTGGGCTGGATCGGTGGGGGAGACGCCAAGCTGGCGGCAGGGGTCGCCATGTGGATGGGCTTTGAGTTCATGCTGCCCTTTCTTCTTTATGCGGCCGTCCTGGGCGGTATATTGACCTTTGCGCTTGTGATAAGCCGCCGCTACGCACTTCCCGCGCCGCTTCTGAGCGTTGGATGGATCGCCCGCCTGCACCATCCCAAAACCGGTGTGCCCTACGGCATTGCCCTGGCGATCGGCGCCATGCTGGTTTATCCCCAGACCTTCATCTATGAGCAACTGGTGACCAGTCAGGCGGTCCAGCAAACACTGCTTGATCAATTGGGCACACTGTAA
- a CDS encoding Flp family type IVb pilin, which yields MLRAFIKDQRGATAIEYALIASLVSIFVIGALTMFEAGFTDLFQYISDNISTELSSGGG from the coding sequence GTGTTAAGGGCATTCATCAAGGATCAGAGGGGAGCGACCGCGATTGAATACGCACTGATCGCGTCTCTTGTATCGATCTTTGTCATTGGAGCTCTGACGATGTTCGAAGCAGGATTCACCGATCTGTTCCAATACATCTCCGACAATATTTCTACCGAGCTTTCGTCCGGCGGCGGTTAA
- a CDS encoding Flp family type IVb pilin produces the protein MNLFKKFVADESGATAIEYGLIAALVAVVIIAGLSLAGPALESTFCTIGETLSSAADINGTC, from the coding sequence ATGAATCTGTTCAAGAAATTCGTCGCCGATGAATCCGGCGCTACTGCCATCGAATATGGTCTGATCGCGGCGCTGGTGGCGGTCGTCATCATCGCCGGACTTTCGCTTGCCGGGCCGGCGCTGGAAAGCACGTTCTGTACGATCGGCGAGACTTTGTCTTCAGCGGCCGATATCAACGGCACATGCTAA
- a CDS encoding pilus assembly protein N-terminal domain-containing protein, with protein MPGQLRSTLIAAVFLMGGYGLGPAIAQDQDAVTVTVNTNMARVLRINAPAATVIIGNPAIADVTIQDPQTLILTGKSFGRTNMIILDSNGDPIADTIVEVAQLTSDTVTVFMGAQRTSMACAPNCQPVIMLGDDTSYTSDVISSSSIIDGAASR; from the coding sequence ATGCCGGGTCAGTTGCGCAGCACCTTGATTGCTGCAGTATTTCTCATGGGTGGATACGGCCTGGGTCCCGCCATCGCCCAGGACCAGGACGCCGTCACCGTCACTGTCAACACCAATATGGCCCGGGTGCTTCGCATCAATGCCCCCGCAGCCACGGTGATTATCGGCAATCCGGCAATCGCCGATGTCACGATACAGGATCCCCAGACGTTGATCCTGACCGGCAAGAGCTTTGGCCGCACCAACATGATCATCCTCGATTCCAATGGCGATCCCATAGCCGACACCATTGTGGAAGTGGCCCAACTCACCTCCGACACCGTTACGGTCTTCATGGGGGCCCAGCGAACCTCGATGGCCTGCGCACCCAACTGCCAGCCCGTCATCATGCTGGGAGACGACACCAGCTACACCTCGGATGTCATCTCTTCGAGCAGCATTATCGACGGCGCGGCCAGCCGTTAA
- a CDS encoding TadE/TadG family type IV pilus assembly protein encodes MGTTAKKVLSETWLVRGLAQRFVRCNRGVTAVEFAVVGPVFFAFIGATLETALAFFAGYALDTAIIDSSRLIRTGQSAYISSEANYREAVCSRLYGLFDCDQIRMSVRAIDDFGSFSMTDPIDPDSGDWTMEDSFASAEPLQTMMVEAYYKWPTFFNIPGLNAGQTADGKRLLATTHVIRTEPFTL; translated from the coding sequence ATGGGGACCACCGCAAAGAAGGTATTGAGCGAGACGTGGCTTGTGCGCGGTCTTGCGCAACGCTTTGTGCGCTGCAACCGAGGTGTGACGGCTGTCGAGTTTGCCGTCGTCGGCCCTGTGTTTTTCGCCTTCATCGGGGCAACGCTGGAAACCGCACTCGCCTTTTTTGCCGGTTATGCCCTCGATACGGCAATTATCGATTCTTCACGGCTGATCCGCACCGGGCAGTCCGCCTACATTTCCTCGGAAGCCAATTATCGGGAAGCGGTCTGCTCCAGGCTTTACGGCTTGTTTGATTGCGATCAGATCCGGATGTCAGTGCGGGCAATCGATGATTTTGGCAGCTTTTCGATGACCGACCCCATAGACCCCGATAGCGGCGATTGGACGATGGAAGACTCATTTGCCAGCGCCGAACCGCTTCAGACCATGATGGTCGAGGCCTATTACAAATGGCCGACATTTTTCAACATTCCGGGCCTCAATGCCGGCCAAACGGCCGACGGCAAGCGGCTCCTGGCGACCACTCACGTCATCCGAACGGAGCCCTTTACGCTATGA
- a CDS encoding TadE/TadG family type IV pilus assembly protein: MGDQKGIAAVEFALIVPVLMLTYLGATDVTQGLAIDRKLGQVASTVSDLVAQEDGITSDQVHAFFESGIAIMRPFDFERTKLRLTIIEVEGGSTTVTGATARNWEIEASNGETYELPSNMEALADGRYVVVAEAGYDYTPLFGTVFDSTLSLQQRSLHTTRKDVVDFGFSPDGSPVSGAEPLEGEEEVVDETETGETGDDGSTGEDEGSSGDDTGSSDSGDSTDDDDDDDSSGGWGGGWGGGWGGGCWGWGC, from the coding sequence GTGGGAGATCAGAAGGGCATCGCCGCTGTCGAATTCGCATTGATCGTTCCAGTGCTGATGTTGACCTATCTCGGAGCAACCGATGTGACTCAGGGGCTGGCCATCGATCGAAAGCTCGGCCAGGTCGCTTCCACAGTGTCCGATCTGGTGGCTCAGGAAGACGGGATCACCAGCGATCAGGTGCACGCATTCTTCGAATCCGGGATTGCGATCATGCGTCCGTTCGACTTCGAACGGACAAAACTGCGCCTCACCATCATCGAGGTGGAGGGCGGTTCGACCACTGTAACGGGCGCAACTGCGCGGAATTGGGAGATCGAAGCCAGTAACGGAGAGACTTACGAGCTCCCTTCCAACATGGAGGCGCTGGCTGATGGACGTTATGTGGTCGTCGCTGAGGCAGGCTATGACTATACTCCCCTGTTCGGAACCGTCTTTGACAGCACGCTTTCCCTCCAGCAGCGCTCCCTGCATACCACACGCAAGGACGTGGTCGACTTTGGCTTTTCGCCAGACGGTTCTCCCGTGAGCGGAGCCGAACCGCTCGAAGGCGAAGAGGAAGTTGTCGACGAGACCGAGACCGGTGAAACGGGAGACGATGGCTCGACAGGCGAAGACGAGGGTTCATCTGGTGACGACACCGGTTCTTCCGATAGCGGCGATTCCACGGACGATGACGATGATGATGACTCATCCGGCGGCTGGGGTGGTGGCTGGGGCGGCGGCTGGGGCGGCGGATGCTGGGGCTGGGGCTGTTAA
- a CDS encoding HAD family hydrolase, translated as MSEPLIPVFDLGGVFVDWDPMHLFRKLFATEQEARWFGESICTKDWNLEFDAGDIYAEGVARLITRFPRYWREIQAYDTRWKETIGGIFQGTVDIHNELIEAEIPTFAITNFSWEKWVSVLDEWSFLEKFDGVVVSGLEKMVKPDPRIFRLFCDRYGLAPESCVFIDDNQANVVSARAVGMEAIHFSSPEALRAELISLGLPLKN; from the coding sequence ATGTCAGAGCCTCTCATTCCCGTGTTCGATCTTGGCGGCGTTTTTGTCGACTGGGACCCGATGCACCTGTTCCGTAAGCTGTTTGCGACCGAGCAAGAGGCTCGGTGGTTCGGGGAGTCCATTTGCACCAAGGACTGGAACCTCGAATTTGACGCGGGCGATATCTATGCGGAGGGCGTGGCGCGGCTGATTACGCGGTTTCCGCGCTACTGGCGCGAAATCCAAGCCTATGACACACGCTGGAAGGAGACCATCGGCGGTATCTTTCAAGGGACCGTTGATATCCACAACGAGTTGATCGAAGCGGAGATTCCGACTTTTGCGATCACCAATTTCTCCTGGGAGAAATGGGTCTCCGTGCTCGACGAGTGGAGCTTTCTCGAAAAATTCGACGGTGTTGTGGTCTCCGGACTTGAAAAAATGGTCAAGCCCGATCCGCGCATCTTCCGGCTGTTCTGCGACCGCTACGGGCTCGCGCCGGAATCCTGTGTCTTTATCGACGATAATCAGGCCAACGTTGTATCTGCCCGCGCGGTTGGCATGGAAGCCATCCACTTTTCATCGCCCGAAGCGCTGAGGGCCGAACTTATCAGCCTTGGATTGCCGCTCAAGAATTAG
- the upp gene encoding uracil phosphoribosyltransferase has translation MQNVTIVDHPLVQHKLTIMRCKDTSTASFRRLLREIAHLLCYEVTRDLELEYIDIETPVGPTRAPTLKGKKLVFASILRAGEGLLTGMLDLVPSARVAHIGLYRDPETLEAVEYYFKAPSDAADRLVIVVDPMLATANSAISAVQKLKDRGANNIRFLCLLAAPEGVDRFTTAHPDVPIFTASLDERLNEHGYIVPGLGDAGDRMYGTR, from the coding sequence ATGCAGAACGTGACCATCGTCGATCACCCCCTTGTCCAGCACAAGCTCACCATCATGCGCTGCAAGGACACTTCGACCGCCAGCTTCCGCCGGCTGCTGCGGGAGATCGCGCATCTTCTGTGCTACGAGGTCACCCGCGATCTTGAGCTCGAATATATCGATATCGAAACCCCTGTCGGTCCGACCCGTGCGCCCACGCTCAAGGGCAAGAAGCTGGTATTCGCCTCAATCCTTCGGGCCGGCGAAGGGCTGTTGACCGGGATGCTGGATCTGGTCCCTTCCGCCCGCGTCGCCCATATCGGGCTCTATCGCGATCCCGAAACACTTGAGGCCGTCGAGTACTATTTCAAGGCACCATCCGACGCCGCCGATCGTCTGGTGATCGTAGTCGACCCCATGCTGGCAACCGCAAATTCCGCTATTTCGGCAGTTCAAAAACTCAAGGATCGCGGCGCCAACAACATCCGGTTCCTGTGCCTTCTGGCCGCGCCTGAAGGCGTTGATCGCTTTACGACGGCCCATCCCGATGTGCCGATCTTCACGGCCAGCCTCGATGAAAGGCTCAATGAACACGGCTACATTGTACCCGGCCTGGGCGACGCCGGCGACCGGATGTACGGCACGCGCTAG
- a CDS encoding phosphopentomutase: protein MPRAILCLLDSFGIGGAPDAADFGDAGADTLGHIAQACADGRGDIEGTRKGMLYLPNLDGLGLGAAAELSTGTVPPGLSNTPLGGRWGVGREVSIGKDTPSGHWEIAGVPVPFAWGYFPNENPAFPLELLEKIYAAAGLEGSLANTHASGTKVIEDFGEESIRTGKPIFYTSVDSVFQIAAHEEHFGLENLYALCETVFKFTAPLKVGRVIARPFLGEDAKSFKRTGNRRDFAIDPPEDTVLDRLKSADRQVYAIGKVSDIYAARGITHKIKASGNMVLFDRTLEAMDMATDGALIFTNFVDFDTEFGHRRDPGGYADALEQFDRRLPELIARLRDDDLLVITADHGNDPTWPGTDHTREQVPILLFSRSLDKGSIGLRPVLSDIGETIAHWLGIAPGKHGTSAL, encoded by the coding sequence ATGCCCCGCGCGATCTTATGTCTGCTCGATAGTTTCGGCATCGGCGGTGCCCCCGACGCCGCCGATTTCGGCGATGCGGGCGCCGACACCCTCGGCCACATCGCCCAGGCCTGCGCCGATGGCCGTGGCGATATCGAAGGCACCCGTAAGGGTATGTTATATCTGCCAAATCTCGACGGTCTTGGCCTCGGCGCCGCAGCCGAGCTCTCCACCGGCACGGTCCCGCCCGGCCTGAGCAACACCCCCCTCGGCGGGCGTTGGGGCGTCGGGCGCGAAGTCTCCATCGGCAAGGACACTCCCTCGGGCCATTGGGAAATCGCCGGCGTCCCGGTCCCCTTCGCCTGGGGCTACTTCCCCAACGAAAACCCCGCTTTCCCATTGGAATTGCTGGAGAAAATTTACGCGGCCGCAGGTCTTGAAGGCTCCCTCGCCAACACCCACGCCTCGGGCACAAAGGTCATCGAGGACTTCGGTGAAGAGTCGATCCGCACCGGAAAGCCCATCTTTTATACCTCGGTGGACTCAGTCTTCCAGATCGCCGCCCACGAGGAGCATTTCGGTCTCGAAAACCTCTACGCGCTCTGCGAGACGGTCTTCAAGTTCACAGCCCCCCTAAAGGTCGGTCGCGTCATCGCCAGACCCTTCCTCGGCGAAGATGCCAAGAGCTTCAAACGCACCGGAAACCGGCGCGATTTCGCCATCGATCCCCCCGAAGACACAGTGCTCGATCGCCTCAAATCGGCAGACCGGCAGGTCTATGCCATCGGCAAGGTCTCCGACATCTACGCAGCGCGCGGCATCACCCACAAGATCAAGGCATCGGGTAATATGGTGCTGTTCGATCGCACGCTCGAAGCCATGGACATGGCAACCGATGGCGCTCTGATTTTCACGAACTTCGTTGATTTTGATACAGAATTCGGTCACCGGCGCGATCCCGGCGGATATGCGGACGCCCTCGAACAGTTCGATCGCCGCCTCCCCGAACTCATCGCCAGGCTCCGCGACGACGATCTTCTGGTCATCACCGCCGATCACGGCAACGACCCCACATGGCCCGGCACCGATCACACCCGCGAGCAGGTGCCAATCCTGTTATTTAGCCGCTCTTTGGACAAGGGGAGCATTGGCTTGCGCCCCGTTCTGTCCGATATTGGCGAAACAATTGCCCACTGGCTGGGCATCGCGCCGGGAAAGCACGGCACGAGCGCCCTGTAA
- the deoA gene encoding thymidine phosphorylase: protein MTLLPQEVIARKRDGLELDTADIAGFVAGLTSGAVNDAQAAAFAMAVYFQNMTRNERVALTLAMRDSGRVLDWSDLDGPTIDKHSTGGVGDNVSLMLAPILAACGAYVPMISGRGLGHTGGTLDKFDSIPGYMTNPDIDTLRRVVKDVGCAIIGQTDDLAPADRRLYSIRDVTATVENISLITASILSKKLAAGLDALILDVKTGSGAFMKTLEDSVGLAESLVSVANGAGLKTGALITDMNQPLASAAGNWLEVKNAIDFLTGAHRDPRLEEVTLALCAHGLVLGGMALDYDDGFIRARVALDSGAAAEKFFAMANALGSWHDLEKYVPGPVGVVREVHPVSIGRVAQIDVRGVGMAVVVLGGGRTDPNQKLDYHVGFDRLAGIGTKVDPQTPIARIHARDEATAAEAERRLLAAYVIDEDAPEHPVIYSEIPPKGGQ from the coding sequence GTGACCCTTCTCCCCCAGGAAGTGATCGCGAGAAAACGCGACGGTCTTGAACTCGATACAGCCGATATCGCCGGTTTCGTCGCCGGACTCACCTCGGGCGCTGTCAACGACGCGCAGGCCGCCGCCTTTGCCATGGCCGTCTATTTCCAGAACATGACGCGTAATGAGCGGGTGGCGCTGACCCTCGCCATGCGCGATTCAGGCCGCGTGCTCGATTGGTCCGATCTCGATGGCCCCACGATCGACAAGCACTCGACCGGCGGAGTGGGCGATAATGTTTCACTGATGCTCGCGCCGATCCTGGCCGCCTGCGGCGCTTACGTTCCGATGATTTCCGGCCGCGGTCTCGGGCACACCGGCGGCACGCTCGACAAGTTCGATTCCATACCCGGCTATATGACCAATCCCGACATCGACACCCTGCGCCGGGTGGTCAAGGACGTAGGGTGCGCCATTATCGGCCAGACCGATGATCTCGCCCCCGCCGACCGGCGGCTCTATTCCATCCGTGACGTCACAGCGACTGTCGAAAACATCTCGCTCATTACAGCCTCCATCCTGTCCAAAAAACTCGCCGCCGGGCTCGATGCCCTCATCCTCGACGTCAAGACCGGCTCGGGTGCCTTCATGAAGACGCTCGAGGATTCAGTCGGGTTGGCCGAAAGCCTGGTATCGGTCGCCAATGGAGCGGGGCTGAAAACCGGTGCGCTCATAACCGACATGAACCAGCCGCTCGCCTCTGCGGCGGGCAATTGGCTTGAGGTGAAGAACGCCATCGATTTCCTCACCGGTGCCCATCGCGACCCGCGCCTCGAAGAGGTAACGCTGGCTCTTTGCGCCCACGGACTTGTCCTCGGTGGCATGGCTCTCGATTATGATGACGGGTTTATCCGCGCCAGGGTTGCGCTCGACAGCGGGGCCGCCGCCGAGAAGTTTTTTGCCATGGCAAATGCGCTAGGGTCCTGGCACGATTTGGAAAAATATGTGCCCGGTCCAGTGGGCGTGGTAAGGGAAGTGCACCCAGTGTCCATTGGGCGTGTAGCCCAAATCGATGTACGTGGAGTGGGCATGGCGGTGGTCGTTCTGGGGGGAGGACGCACCGACCCAAATCAGAAGCTCGACTACCATGTGGGCTTTGATCGCCTCGCCGGCATCGGCACGAAAGTCGACCCGCAAACCCCCATCGCCCGCATCCATGCTCGCGACGAGGCCACTGCCGCAGAGGCCGAAAGGCGCCTTCTCGCGGCTTACGTGATCGATGAGGATGCGCCTGAACATCCTGTTATCTATAGTGAAATTCCGCCCAAGGGAGGCCAGTGA
- a CDS encoding DUF6958 family protein produces MNEKIEVENFTSPNHKTRVDKAKYMAVREAVMKHIPTTEPGATPADLIAAIKPDLPQDLFPGGEKAGWWFKCVQLDLEAKGILKRAPKSPVRLHKV; encoded by the coding sequence ATGAACGAGAAGATCGAAGTCGAAAACTTCACCTCCCCCAACCACAAGACGCGGGTCGATAAGGCCAAATACATGGCGGTCCGCGAAGCGGTGATGAAACACATTCCCACAACCGAACCGGGCGCCACCCCGGCCGATCTGATCGCCGCCATCAAGCCCGACCTGCCCCAGGACCTGTTTCCCGGCGGCGAAAAAGCCGGCTGGTGGTTCAAATGCGTCCAGCTCGATCTTGAGGCCAAGGGCATATTGAAGCGCGCGCCCAAATCTCCTGTCCGGCTCCACAAGGTTTGA